A DNA window from Aminipila luticellarii contains the following coding sequences:
- the murB gene encoding UDP-N-acetylmuramate dehydrogenase, which produces MESEKQIDIESLCLKMKEFLAFENIKTNVSMSEYTSFRAGGKAAAMAVVETIPELRRLLNLLTQEKVPHIILGSGSNILVKDGGYNGIVIKLGRSFHTVQAEENVITAFAGAKISAAAKEAMEHGLSGMEFASGIPGSIGGGVFMNAGAYDGEMKDIILSVRAITSDGTREYSLSGEDLMLGYRSSVFQKNGDIIICAEFQLEKKDKEMISARMKDLMERRNRKQPVNLPSAGSFFKRPEGYFAGKLIQDSGLKGLSVGGAQVSPLHAGFIVNNGNATATDILKLMRLIQNTVFEKFGVRLEPEVRILGD; this is translated from the coding sequence ATGGAATCTGAAAAACAGATTGATATAGAGTCCTTATGTTTGAAAATGAAAGAGTTTCTGGCATTTGAAAACATAAAGACGAATGTTTCCATGAGTGAATATACATCCTTCAGAGCAGGCGGAAAAGCCGCGGCGATGGCGGTGGTCGAAACGATTCCAGAGCTTAGGAGGCTATTAAATCTGCTGACTCAGGAGAAAGTCCCTCATATTATTTTGGGCAGTGGCTCCAATATCCTTGTAAAGGATGGGGGATATAATGGAATTGTTATTAAGCTTGGGCGCAGCTTTCATACTGTTCAAGCGGAGGAAAACGTGATTACGGCTTTTGCAGGCGCAAAAATATCGGCGGCAGCGAAAGAAGCTATGGAGCATGGTCTGTCGGGAATGGAATTTGCCAGTGGGATTCCGGGAAGTATTGGCGGCGGAGTCTTCATGAATGCGGGAGCCTACGACGGTGAAATGAAAGATATTATTCTATCGGTTCGAGCGATAACCAGCGATGGCACCAGAGAATATAGCCTTTCCGGCGAGGATCTGATGCTTGGATATAGAAGCAGTGTTTTTCAGAAAAACGGTGATATTATAATCTGTGCTGAGTTTCAGTTGGAGAAGAAAGATAAGGAGATGATTTCCGCGCGCATGAAAGATCTGATGGAGCGGAGAAATCGGAAGCAGCCCGTCAATCTGCCCAGTGCCGGAAGTTTTTTCAAAAGGCCGGAAGGATATTTTGCCGGAAAATTGATTCAGGACTCGGGCTTAAAGGGTTTGAGCGTTGGCGGAGCGCAGGTATCTCCGCTTCATGCCGGATTTATTGTAAATAATGGAAACGCCACCGCCACCGATATTTTAAAATTAATGAGACTCATACAAAACACAGTTTTTGAAAAGTTTGGTGTAAGATTGGAACCTGAGGTCAGAATACTTGGGGACTGA
- a CDS encoding PHP domain-containing protein, whose translation MENKDIKVYQGFRMMYDLHTHTIFSHGKGTIRDNVLAALERGLNKIAISDHGPGHLTYGIKKSAVPEMREEIEQLKKEFPQIDICLSVEANIINRGSCLDVSPDEFLQYDFVIGGYHYGVLNGYCISNYLENHKKKKSMTDSRSVKKLRSKNTEMTVKAIYENDLKILTHPGDKGPFDILEIAKACDERGTLMEISTWHAHLTVEEIKTAALTGVGFIISSDAHHPSRVGDFEGGLDRAMEAGLDLSRIVNIERV comes from the coding sequence ATGGAGAACAAAGATATTAAAGTGTATCAAGGATTTAGGATGATGTATGATTTACACACTCATACCATATTTTCTCATGGAAAGGGAACCATAAGAGACAATGTACTGGCTGCACTGGAACGGGGCTTGAACAAGATTGCGATTTCGGACCACGGGCCGGGTCATCTGACTTATGGAATAAAGAAAAGTGCTGTCCCTGAAATGAGAGAGGAGATTGAGCAGCTGAAAAAGGAATTTCCTCAAATTGATATTTGTCTCAGTGTTGAGGCAAACATTATTAACAGAGGCTCTTGTTTGGATGTAAGCCCGGATGAATTTCTGCAGTACGATTTTGTTATCGGAGGGTATCATTATGGTGTATTGAACGGATACTGCATAAGCAATTATCTGGAGAACCATAAAAAGAAAAAAAGCATGACCGATTCCAGGTCGGTAAAAAAGCTGAGAAGCAAGAATACGGAGATGACCGTAAAGGCCATTTATGAGAACGATTTAAAAATATTGACACATCCCGGAGACAAGGGGCCTTTTGATATACTGGAAATAGCAAAAGCGTGTGATGAGAGGGGAACGCTGATGGAAATAAGTACATGGCATGCGCACCTGACCGTGGAAGAAATCAAGACGGCTGCGCTTACCGGAGTGGGATTCATCATCAGCAGTGATGCGCATCATCCCAGCCGAGTGGGAGATTTTGAAGGCGGCCTGGACAGAGCGATGGAAGCCGGTCTTGATTTATCCAGAATTGTTAATATAGAAAGGGTATAA
- the rapZ gene encoding RNase adapter RapZ — MEAVIITGLSGAGKSQAANCLEDLGYYCIDNMPPALIKNFITLAMNEKSSIEKAAFVTDIRGGEFFEEIKPCLQDLKAMGLNFKVLFLEASDEVLIRRFNETRRQHPLAEGGETLSGLRREREVLKEIRAISDFVIDTSNMKSAKLREEIKDIFAKGEEAGFILNISSFGFKHGIPLEADMVFDMRFIPNPYYVPSLKKLTGNSKKIQDYVLKFPETQSFIESADKMITEMIPCYIREGKYHLNLAFGCTGGQHRSVTMANVFAKKFKEQGLRITIEHRDL, encoded by the coding sequence ATGGAAGCGGTAATTATAACGGGTTTATCCGGCGCAGGGAAATCCCAGGCAGCCAACTGTTTGGAGGACTTAGGGTACTATTGCATCGACAACATGCCCCCGGCTCTGATTAAAAATTTTATCACCTTGGCGATGAACGAAAAAAGTTCCATAGAAAAGGCGGCTTTTGTTACGGATATACGCGGCGGTGAATTTTTTGAGGAAATTAAACCCTGCCTGCAGGATCTGAAAGCGATGGGCCTGAATTTTAAAGTATTATTTTTAGAGGCGTCGGACGAAGTTCTGATCAGAAGATTTAATGAGACCAGAAGACAGCATCCGCTGGCAGAAGGAGGGGAAACCTTATCCGGGCTGAGACGGGAGCGGGAAGTATTAAAGGAAATAAGGGCGATTTCTGATTTTGTTATTGATACGTCCAATATGAAATCAGCAAAGCTCAGAGAAGAAATAAAAGATATTTTTGCAAAAGGCGAGGAGGCCGGATTTATTTTGAATATTTCCTCCTTCGGGTTTAAGCACGGGATACCTCTTGAAGCCGATATGGTTTTTGATATGCGGTTCATTCCAAATCCGTATTATGTGCCAAGTCTAAAAAAACTAACGGGAAACAGCAAAAAAATTCAGGATTATGTTCTTAAGTTTCCGGAAACGCAAAGCTTTATCGAAAGTGCGGACAAAATGATCACGGAAATGATCCCCTGCTATATACGAGAGGGAAAATATCATTTAAATCTTGCGTTTGGTTGTACCGGCGGACAGCACAGATCTGTGACCATGGCCAATGTTTTTGCAAAAAAATTTAAAGAGCAAGGTTTACGAATAACTATTGAGCATAGAGACCTCTAG
- the kce gene encoding 3-keto-5-aminohexanoate cleavage enzyme, translated as MEKLIISAAICGAEVTKEQNPAVPYTVEEIVREAKSAYDAGASVIHLHVREDDGTPTQSKDRFQVCVDAIRKECPEAIIQPSTGGAVGMTDLERLQSTEIEPTPEFATLDCGTCNFGGDDIFINTDNTIINFAKIMKERGIKPELEVFEKGMIDTALKVEKKGFLTRPLHFDFVLGVQMSATIRDLLFMSESIPEGSTWTASGLGKNAWSIAAATIALGGHVRVGFEDNLYMEKGVLAKSNGEMVAKVVELAKLLGREVATPAEAREILSLKPLKQEKPKKQKK; from the coding sequence ATGGAAAAATTAATTATTTCAGCTGCTATATGTGGCGCAGAAGTAACAAAGGAACAAAACCCTGCTGTCCCTTATACAGTGGAAGAAATTGTAAGAGAAGCGAAATCCGCTTATGACGCAGGTGCATCTGTTATTCACCTTCACGTAAGAGAAGATGACGGAACTCCGACTCAGTCTAAGGACAGATTTCAGGTATGTGTAGATGCTATCCGAAAGGAGTGCCCAGAGGCTATCATTCAGCCTTCAACAGGCGGTGCAGTTGGTATGACTGATTTAGAAAGATTACAGTCTACAGAGATCGAGCCAACTCCGGAATTTGCTACATTAGACTGCGGTACTTGCAACTTCGGCGGAGATGATATTTTTATTAATACAGACAATACGATTATTAACTTTGCAAAGATCATGAAGGAAAGAGGCATTAAGCCTGAGCTGGAAGTATTTGAAAAGGGTATGATCGATACGGCATTAAAGGTAGAGAAGAAGGGATTCCTGACACGTCCTTTGCATTTTGACTTTGTACTTGGCGTTCAGATGTCTGCTACTATCCGTGATTTATTATTCATGTCCGAGAGTATTCCTGAAGGTTCAACCTGGACTGCTAGCGGACTGGGAAAGAACGCATGGAGCATAGCTGCTGCTACAATCGCCTTAGGCGGACATGTAAGAGTTGGATTTGAAGACAATCTTTATATGGAAAAGGGCGTTCTGGCAAAGAGCAACGGAGAAATGGTTGCTAAGGTTGTAGAATTGGCTAAGCTTCTGGGAAGAGAAGTTGCTACTCCTGCTGAAGCAAGAGAAATTTTAAGCCTAAAGCCACTGAAACAGGAAAAGCCAAAAAAGCAGAAGAAGTAA